In the Polyangiaceae bacterium genome, one interval contains:
- a CDS encoding amidohydrolase family protein gives MRLATCVGSVGLACALVAFTACGSDDSPSGGGSGGYGAIGATGGVGATGGADSGVDGSAGVGGQSGSGGLGGSAGEGGMGPGTDLEIVDCQKTLTPPSSGVCEVTTPGTQGFRLVGTVLAPTKLYRGGEVTVDGSGNITCVACDCSGSAANATTVTCANGVISPGLINAHDHITYANNKPVNGTTRYDHRHEWRTGANGKPKVPYASGAAKNVVLGAELRFLMGGVTSTISAGGQVGLVRNLDTANKEGLPAQTVDSDTFPLNDASGIMHDSGCNYGSNPTTSADIAGLDGYSPHISEGVSQAARNEMTCTTAGNTDVVAPQTAIVHSIAVSPKEISEIAKEHAWVIWSPRSNVSLYGNTAPVTNLAAQGVGIALGTDWLLSGSMNLSRELACADYLNKTHYDNYFSDYRLWEMVTTNGALAAGMERGIGLLKPGFVADIAIFDGSTNKDHRAVIAAEAKDVALVMRSGKVLYGDDGLLTATQLGASGCEALDVCGLQKRVCAQADVGVDASALKTAAEAYAPLFTCGAAPPVEPTCIPSRPSEYDGTPTATDADGDGIEDASDNCPKVFNPVRPMDGTAQGDADSDGKGDACDPCPMDATDACPAVDPDDIDGDGWANGVDNCPDKANGMQFDKDDDGKGDACDACAGKNPGFTACATTITAIRDPKDPAHPAEGSKITVSGLYVTALRPNTGSTRGFYAQDKSLQPFTGIFVFTGSAAPNVAVGNEVSIAATYTEFFGLSELEDAVVTVTNPSTTLPFGPIAISNPKDIATNGAHAEGYESMLLSVTGVQVTVMNSDAPQDFDEFTVTGDLRIDDELTPTLDNTYAVGTSFSKITGILTYNFSNRKLLPRSASELAN, from the coding sequence ATGAGACTTGCGACTTGTGTTGGTTCCGTTGGTCTGGCCTGCGCCCTCGTGGCCTTTACTGCATGCGGCAGCGACGACTCACCGAGCGGAGGTGGCAGCGGTGGCTATGGTGCGATCGGGGCCACGGGCGGTGTGGGGGCGACAGGCGGCGCCGATTCTGGCGTCGACGGCTCCGCAGGCGTGGGTGGCCAAAGCGGCAGTGGCGGCCTGGGCGGTAGTGCTGGCGAGGGTGGCATGGGCCCGGGCACGGATCTGGAGATCGTGGACTGCCAGAAGACGCTCACTCCTCCTTCCAGTGGTGTGTGTGAAGTCACCACGCCCGGGACACAGGGTTTTCGCTTGGTGGGAACCGTGTTGGCACCCACGAAGCTGTATCGCGGAGGCGAGGTCACCGTCGACGGCAGCGGCAACATCACCTGTGTGGCGTGTGACTGCTCCGGGTCGGCCGCGAACGCTACCACCGTCACCTGCGCCAACGGCGTAATCTCACCGGGGTTGATCAACGCCCACGACCACATCACCTACGCGAACAACAAGCCCGTGAATGGCACCACACGCTACGACCATCGCCACGAGTGGCGTACCGGCGCAAACGGCAAGCCGAAGGTGCCCTACGCGAGCGGCGCAGCGAAGAACGTGGTGCTGGGCGCAGAGCTGCGCTTCTTGATGGGCGGCGTCACGAGCACGATCAGTGCAGGCGGCCAGGTGGGCTTGGTGCGCAACCTGGACACCGCGAACAAAGAAGGACTGCCGGCCCAAACGGTGGATTCCGACACCTTCCCGCTGAACGATGCCTCGGGAATCATGCACGATTCCGGCTGCAACTACGGCAGCAACCCCACGACGTCGGCCGACATCGCGGGCCTGGACGGCTACTCCCCACACATCTCCGAAGGCGTCAGCCAAGCCGCGCGCAACGAGATGACCTGTACCACGGCGGGCAACACCGACGTGGTAGCTCCGCAGACCGCCATCGTGCACTCGATAGCGGTGAGCCCGAAGGAGATCAGCGAGATCGCAAAGGAGCACGCCTGGGTCATCTGGTCGCCGCGCTCCAACGTCTCCCTCTACGGGAACACGGCGCCCGTGACCAATCTGGCCGCCCAAGGCGTTGGCATCGCCCTCGGTACCGACTGGCTGCTCTCGGGCTCGATGAACCTATCTCGCGAGCTGGCCTGCGCCGACTACTTGAACAAGACCCACTACGACAACTACTTCTCCGACTACCGCCTGTGGGAGATGGTGACGACCAACGGCGCCCTGGCCGCAGGCATGGAGCGCGGCATTGGCTTGCTGAAGCCGGGCTTCGTAGCCGACATCGCCATCTTCGACGGCAGCACCAACAAGGACCATCGCGCCGTGATCGCCGCCGAGGCGAAGGACGTCGCGCTGGTGATGCGCTCGGGCAAGGTGCTGTACGGTGACGACGGCCTCCTGACGGCGACCCAGCTGGGCGCGAGTGGCTGTGAGGCCCTCGACGTCTGCGGACTTCAGAAACGGGTGTGTGCTCAGGCGGACGTGGGCGTGGACGCCAGCGCCCTGAAGACCGCCGCGGAAGCCTACGCGCCGCTGTTCACCTGTGGCGCGGCTCCGCCCGTCGAACCGACGTGCATTCCGTCGCGTCCCAGCGAATACGACGGCACCCCTACGGCCACCGACGCGGATGGCGACGGCATCGAGGACGCCAGCGACAACTGTCCGAAGGTCTTCAACCCGGTCCGGCCCATGGACGGCACCGCCCAAGGTGACGCCGACAGCGACGGCAAGGGCGACGCCTGTGATCCCTGTCCGATGGACGCGACGGATGCCTGCCCAGCGGTGGACCCCGACGACATCGACGGGGACGGCTGGGCCAATGGCGTCGACAACTGCCCGGACAAGGCCAACGGCATGCAGTTCGACAAGGACGACGACGGCAAGGGCGACGCTTGCGACGCGTGTGCTGGCAAGAACCCGGGCTTCACGGCCTGCGCGACGACCATCACGGCCATTCGCGATCCCAAAGACCCGGCGCACCCCGCCGAGGGCAGCAAGATCACGGTGTCGGGGCTCTACGTCACGGCGCTCCGCCCCAACACGGGAAGTACTCGAGGGTTCTACGCGCAAGACAAGTCGCTACAGCCCTTCACGGGGATCTTCGTCTTCACGGGCTCGGCAGCTCCCAACGTCGCAGTCGGTAACGAAGTGAGCATCGCCGCGACCTACACCGAGTTCTTCGGCCTGTCGGAGCTGGAAGACGCGGTGGTGACCGTCACCAACCCCAGCACCACGCTGCCCTTCGGTCCGATCGCGATCAGCAATCCCAAGGACATTGCCACGAACGGTGCCCACGCCGAAGGCTACGAATCCATGCTGCTGAGCGTCACTGGCGTGCAGGTCACGGTCATGAACTCGGACGCCCCACAGGACTTCGACGAGTTCACCGTCACGGGTGACCTCCGCATCGACGATGAGCTGACCCCCACGCTGGACAACACCTACGCCGTGGGCACGTCGTTCTCGAAGATCACGGGCATCCTGACCTACAACTTCTCCAATCGAAAGCTACTGCCCCGCAGCGCCAGCGAGCTCGCGAACTAA
- a CDS encoding DUF962 domain-containing protein: MDRRIENFDEFWPFYVCEHKNKLTRQFHFVGTSLALSALVGGAFTRHKWLLAAAPVLGYGPAWFSHFVIEKNRPATFKYPLWSLMADFVMWGKMLAGTMDGEVEQILSLVQSDEPEPEPDSEIRPNMATDGTLN, encoded by the coding sequence ATGGATCGACGCATCGAGAACTTCGACGAGTTTTGGCCCTTCTACGTGTGCGAGCACAAGAACAAGCTCACCCGGCAGTTCCATTTCGTGGGAACCAGCCTGGCGCTCTCCGCACTCGTGGGTGGAGCCTTCACTCGACACAAGTGGCTCCTCGCGGCCGCTCCGGTCCTGGGCTACGGACCTGCGTGGTTCAGCCATTTCGTGATCGAGAAGAACCGCCCCGCGACCTTCAAGTATCCGTTGTGGAGCCTGATGGCGGACTTCGTGATGTGGGGCAAGATGCTGGCCGGGACCATGGACGGTGAAGTCGAACAAATCCTGTCCCTGGTGCAGTCGGACGAGCCCGAACCGGAGCCGGACTCCGAAATCCGCCCCAACATGGCCACCGACGGCACCCTCAACTGA
- a CDS encoding redoxin domain-containing protein produces MAEKLKQTQNPRQAWITLAMAVVVSALFAFIVLPRIGNKAQSLEGLAAPDFALEVIHGGDPGNRIRLSDLQGKVVVLDFWASWCGPCKQQIPILDAFAQAHSEVSIVGVNTDDRREDAVAYAKSQGLSYPAVFDKASKVASAYGVRGLPTMVVVSPKGQIVAVRSRVVPKAELAELVGGAGP; encoded by the coding sequence ATGGCCGAAAAGCTGAAGCAAACGCAGAACCCGCGGCAGGCCTGGATCACCTTGGCCATGGCCGTCGTCGTGAGCGCGCTGTTCGCCTTCATCGTGCTGCCACGCATCGGCAACAAGGCACAGAGCCTGGAAGGCCTGGCTGCACCGGATTTTGCGCTGGAGGTCATCCATGGCGGAGATCCCGGCAACCGCATCCGGCTTTCGGATCTCCAGGGCAAGGTGGTGGTGCTGGACTTCTGGGCCAGTTGGTGCGGTCCCTGCAAACAGCAGATCCCGATTCTGGACGCCTTCGCCCAAGCCCACTCCGAAGTCAGCATCGTGGGCGTCAATACCGACGATCGTCGCGAAGACGCCGTGGCCTACGCAAAATCCCAGGGCCTGTCCTACCCTGCCGTGTTCGACAAGGCTTCCAAGGTCGCCAGTGCCTACGGCGTGCGCGGACTGCCGACGATGGTGGTGGTGAGTCCCAAAGGGCAAATCGTCGCGGTACGCAGTCGAGTCGTTCCCAAGGCAGAGCTGGCCGAGCTGGTCGGCGGCGCTGGGCCCTGA
- a CDS encoding ATP-binding protein, which produces MAASGRIQRRLAFAIVITALIPVFVAIFLADSMVRQAAAKFFVPEVGSRLDQSLGLYQELARTMKTAMRNAADAVASNQALRSAAVDRDAAAAQRELDQAFRKYPSLVSLEVLDAEGKRLAHADRGRPVDAAKENKLEVSRPLAEPPPEGVVGEEEPEDGLGEDDDVAPPVPRLVAVFAADKARFDELAEMSQFVDTYKQVERRKTMDEQSYVYAFAALLGITIIMAVGVGTLLARGVSSRLGGLSEATTKVGAGDLSVRVAEDGNDEITDLARAFNRMLGEIESSRARIEYLQRIGAWQEMARRLAHEIKNPLTPIQLAVQEVHRRYDGSDEHFQKLIDTTLEIVEDEVGTLRRLVGEFSNFARLPQAELEELDLRNLLQEWSEHLDVADDDATVVVPRGVELSFDLPSQPARVFLDRQMFRRVLINLVRNAGQAVEGEQSRSGSVRVRLSSEGETFLLDVDDNGPGIPDDLRDTVFDPYVTTKSEGTGLGLAIVKKIVIEHGGSIVADHSPLGGARMRVRLPAASSALGKQLLEARTLPPPPSSRRSSQV; this is translated from the coding sequence ATGGCTGCGTCCGGTCGCATCCAGCGGCGCCTGGCGTTCGCGATCGTCATCACCGCGCTCATCCCGGTGTTCGTCGCGATCTTCCTCGCCGACAGCATGGTGCGCCAAGCGGCCGCCAAGTTCTTCGTGCCGGAGGTCGGTTCACGACTCGACCAGTCCCTGGGGCTGTATCAAGAGCTGGCCCGCACGATGAAGACCGCGATGCGCAACGCGGCCGACGCCGTTGCATCGAACCAGGCGCTACGCAGCGCCGCCGTCGACAGGGACGCAGCAGCCGCTCAGCGTGAGTTGGATCAGGCGTTTCGCAAGTACCCGAGCCTAGTGTCGCTCGAGGTGCTGGACGCCGAGGGCAAGCGCTTGGCTCATGCCGATCGTGGCCGCCCGGTCGACGCCGCCAAGGAGAACAAGTTGGAGGTGAGTCGCCCCTTGGCGGAGCCTCCCCCTGAAGGAGTCGTGGGCGAGGAAGAACCCGAGGACGGCCTAGGGGAGGATGACGACGTGGCACCTCCGGTCCCGCGGCTAGTAGCGGTCTTCGCCGCCGACAAGGCGCGCTTCGACGAACTCGCGGAGATGAGCCAATTCGTCGACACCTACAAGCAGGTGGAGCGCCGCAAGACCATGGACGAACAGTCCTACGTCTACGCCTTTGCCGCACTGCTCGGAATCACCATCATCATGGCCGTTGGTGTGGGGACCCTGTTGGCGCGGGGAGTGTCTTCACGCTTGGGCGGTCTGTCCGAGGCGACGACCAAGGTCGGTGCGGGAGATCTTTCGGTGCGCGTGGCGGAGGACGGCAACGACGAGATCACCGACTTGGCTCGGGCCTTCAACCGCATGCTCGGAGAGATCGAGAGCAGCCGCGCCCGGATCGAATACCTGCAGCGCATTGGCGCCTGGCAGGAGATGGCTCGCAGGCTGGCTCACGAGATCAAGAACCCTCTGACGCCGATCCAGTTGGCAGTGCAGGAGGTCCATCGTCGCTACGACGGTTCCGACGAGCACTTTCAGAAACTGATCGACACGACGCTGGAGATCGTCGAAGACGAAGTGGGAACCCTGCGTCGCTTGGTGGGGGAATTCTCGAACTTCGCACGACTGCCCCAGGCGGAGCTGGAGGAACTGGATCTTCGCAACTTGCTCCAGGAGTGGAGTGAGCACTTGGACGTGGCAGACGACGACGCCACGGTGGTGGTGCCGCGCGGGGTCGAGCTTTCCTTCGACCTGCCGTCGCAGCCCGCTCGGGTGTTTCTCGACCGACAGATGTTCCGCCGTGTGTTGATCAACCTGGTGCGCAACGCCGGCCAGGCCGTGGAGGGCGAGCAAAGCCGAAGCGGCAGCGTTCGTGTGCGGCTGAGCAGCGAAGGTGAGACCTTCTTGCTCGATGTCGACGACAACGGCCCCGGCATTCCCGACGACCTGCGAGACACCGTGTTCGACCCCTACGTGACGACGAAGAGCGAGGGCACCGGGCTCGGTTTGGCCATCGTGAAGAAGATCGTAATCGAGCACGGTGGCAGCATCGTCGCGGATCACAGTCCCCTGGGCGGCGCGCGTATGCGTGTACGCCTGCCCGCCGCCAGCAGCGCTCTGGGCAAGCAACTGCTCGAGGCGCGAACCCTGCCGCCGCCGCCCTCGTCGCGTCGCTCGAGCCAGGTCTAG
- a CDS encoding M18 family aminopeptidase, translating into MSEASKSQNCRDLLAFIDSCPTPYHAVAESSRRLRAAGFSELDERDAWQIEPGAKHYLVKGGGTLVAFVAGQSSPEEAGFVLLGAHTDSPNLRVKPLADITASGHRQVAVEVYGGVLLSTWLDRDLSLAGRVTAHDGATHLLRIERPLLRIPNLAIHLNRDVNSAGLLLNAQNHLMPLSALNGKSDDTKLSVVLADALAAGGAKVSPDQIAGFDLCLYDTQAAGVGGVHDELIFAPRLDNLASCHAALTALTASGAAGRHTRMVALYDHEEVGSQSAAGARSRFLGSVLDRLSHAPRGATHEASSRARARSLLVSADMAHALHPNYAEKHDKQNAPRLGKGPVIKVNANQSYATDGPSEAWFAGLCQATDVHTQRFVSRNDMPCGSTIGPISAAMLGLRTLDIGNPMHSMHSCREGAAVADVDPMIAAMTTLLRAENIPAPRD; encoded by the coding sequence ATGAGCGAAGCGAGCAAAAGCCAGAACTGCCGCGACCTGCTGGCCTTCATCGACAGCTGCCCGACGCCCTATCACGCGGTGGCAGAAAGCTCGCGCCGCCTGCGCGCCGCGGGGTTTTCCGAGCTCGACGAACGCGACGCATGGCAGATCGAGCCGGGAGCGAAGCACTACCTGGTGAAAGGCGGGGGCACCTTGGTTGCCTTCGTCGCGGGTCAGAGCAGCCCCGAGGAGGCCGGCTTCGTCCTGCTCGGTGCCCACACGGATTCCCCCAATCTACGAGTGAAGCCGCTTGCCGACATCACGGCATCGGGCCACCGCCAAGTCGCAGTCGAGGTGTACGGCGGCGTGCTGCTCAGTACTTGGCTCGATCGCGATCTGTCCCTGGCCGGGCGTGTAACCGCCCACGACGGTGCCACACACCTGCTGCGCATCGAGCGGCCCTTGCTGCGCATCCCGAACTTGGCCATTCACCTGAACCGAGACGTGAACTCCGCGGGCCTCCTGCTCAATGCGCAGAATCACCTGATGCCACTCAGCGCCCTGAACGGGAAGTCCGACGACACCAAGCTGTCTGTGGTGCTGGCCGACGCCCTCGCAGCCGGTGGCGCGAAAGTCAGTCCGGATCAGATCGCCGGCTTCGATCTCTGCTTGTATGACACCCAGGCTGCTGGCGTCGGTGGTGTTCACGACGAACTGATCTTCGCGCCGCGCTTGGACAATCTGGCTTCCTGCCATGCGGCGCTCACCGCCCTGACCGCAAGCGGTGCCGCTGGGCGTCACACCCGCATGGTGGCGCTCTACGACCACGAAGAGGTCGGAAGCCAGAGCGCAGCGGGCGCGCGTTCTCGCTTTCTAGGGTCGGTGCTCGATCGCCTGAGCCACGCGCCACGCGGCGCGACTCACGAAGCCTCCTCCCGCGCTCGGGCGAGGTCGCTGCTCGTCAGCGCGGACATGGCCCATGCGCTGCACCCCAACTACGCGGAGAAGCACGACAAGCAGAACGCGCCGCGCCTGGGCAAGGGTCCGGTGATCAAGGTGAACGCCAATCAGAGCTACGCCACCGACGGTCCCAGCGAAGCGTGGTTTGCAGGCCTATGTCAGGCGACGGACGTCCACACGCAGCGCTTCGTCTCGCGCAACGACATGCCCTGCGGCAGCACCATCGGCCCCATCTCCGCGGCCATGTTGGGCTTGCGCACCTTGGACATCGGCAACCCGATGCACAGCATGCACTCTTGCCGTGAGGGGGCCGCGGTCGCCGACGTGGATCCGATGATCGCCGCGATGACGACGCTGCTCCGCGCGGAGAACATCCCCGCGCCGCGCGACTAG
- a CDS encoding aminoacyl-tRNA deacylase — protein MAKDRHPSTAAVRALREHGVAFVPHVFEYVARGGTAHSAQALGVDEHHVIKTLIFEDEHKKPLCVLMHGDREVSTKSAARVLGVKSVRPCTPDSAQRHSGYLVGGTSPFGLRHVMPILAEDSIFALERIYINGGARGFLVEIAPAALAAALSLQRVSVAA, from the coding sequence ATGGCCAAGGACCGCCATCCCAGCACCGCCGCGGTGCGCGCGCTGCGCGAACATGGCGTGGCGTTCGTTCCCCACGTGTTCGAGTACGTGGCGCGCGGCGGTACGGCACACTCGGCCCAAGCGCTCGGCGTCGACGAGCATCACGTGATCAAGACGTTGATCTTCGAAGACGAACACAAGAAGCCCCTGTGCGTGCTGATGCACGGTGACCGCGAGGTCTCGACCAAGAGCGCCGCCCGCGTGCTGGGCGTGAAGTCGGTGCGCCCCTGCACCCCGGACAGCGCTCAGCGTCACAGCGGCTATCTGGTCGGTGGCACCTCGCCCTTCGGGCTGCGCCACGTGATGCCCATCCTGGCCGAGGACTCCATCTTCGCGCTGGAGCGGATCTACATCAACGGTGGCGCGCGGGGATTCCTCGTCGAGATCGCACCCGCGGCTCTGGCCGCGGCTCTGTCGCTCCAGCGCGTCAGCGTCGCCGCCTAG
- a CDS encoding MopE-related protein, whose amino-acid sequence MKTALRRFVVPSVVFIALACSAAGENGDGSGGNGGTAAGGTGSGGSAGMGAAGTSGAGAGGTDAGDASSGGTAGAGNDTCGDGQDNDGNGLVDEGCPCAQGAEQGCWSGPAERRNQGACKDGKQACQLFGEFYAWGQCVGEVLPSPEVDGNAVDEDCDGQSTGSCVPLATYEDCYSGKDDDCDGLVNCADPDCSTICTCDPEQCDDGKDNDCDGQIDCKDSDCVSATACKPVSGCTPQFPFFYEILCGDNVDNDCDGKVDCADPDCIRPGDCGCAQEETACNDGKDEDCDKSTDCADRDCQKCAPGSERWCDDPQYCHWGKQKCGSDGKWGQCVEVTTPPAGCAGSLYSADCCVKAGQCCQNYPKDDSSIGQCSTIVSCK is encoded by the coding sequence ATGAAGACGGCCTTGCGACGGTTCGTTGTTCCTAGCGTAGTGTTCATCGCCCTCGCGTGCTCCGCGGCGGGTGAGAACGGCGATGGTTCCGGGGGCAACGGTGGGACCGCCGCGGGCGGAACCGGCAGCGGGGGAAGCGCGGGCATGGGCGCAGCCGGGACGAGCGGCGCGGGCGCAGGCGGAACCGACGCCGGTGACGCAAGTAGTGGAGGCACTGCAGGCGCGGGCAATGACACCTGTGGAGATGGCCAGGACAATGATGGCAACGGCTTGGTCGACGAGGGCTGCCCGTGCGCGCAGGGCGCCGAGCAAGGCTGCTGGAGCGGCCCCGCCGAGCGCCGCAACCAGGGCGCCTGCAAAGACGGCAAGCAGGCCTGTCAGCTGTTCGGCGAGTTCTACGCTTGGGGGCAGTGCGTGGGCGAAGTCCTGCCCTCACCCGAAGTGGACGGCAACGCTGTGGACGAGGACTGCGACGGGCAATCCACGGGTTCGTGCGTGCCCCTCGCAACCTATGAAGACTGCTACAGCGGAAAAGACGACGACTGTGACGGTTTGGTGAACTGCGCGGATCCGGACTGCTCGACCATCTGCACATGCGATCCCGAGCAGTGCGACGACGGCAAGGACAACGATTGTGACGGGCAGATCGACTGCAAGGACTCCGACTGCGTGAGCGCGACCGCCTGCAAACCTGTCTCGGGCTGCACGCCACAGTTTCCGTTCTTCTACGAGATCTTGTGCGGCGACAACGTGGACAACGACTGCGACGGCAAGGTCGACTGCGCCGACCCGGACTGCATTCGGCCTGGCGACTGCGGCTGTGCCCAGGAAGAAACCGCCTGCAACGATGGCAAGGACGAAGACTGCGACAAGAGCACCGACTGCGCCGATCGGGACTGCCAGAAGTGCGCCCCGGGTAGTGAGCGCTGGTGCGATGACCCGCAGTACTGTCATTGGGGCAAGCAGAAGTGCGGCAGCGACGGCAAATGGGGCCAGTGCGTCGAGGTGACGACACCGCCCGCAGGCTGCGCCGGCTCCCTATACAGCGCGGACTGCTGCGTGAAAGCGGGACAGTGCTGCCAGAACTACCCGAAGGATGACTCGTCCATCGGTCAGTGCAGTACGATCGTTTCCTGCAAGTGA
- a CDS encoding cytochrome c3 family protein has protein sequence MKASCALLLLALACSARGSSEAEHIHVLLTPQPGSTLDPHSVHARPESAVSAISDDGKGVLIEVKAGTRTLEVDIDGACPLQLPLSDARPGERREFDVLPWLRAEGGDLAQLGFDAPFVVTLVPGCREALRSRISWKQVGGEPVQLSPSKDGLVLRGRTTSFGGSAPWGVVPVSARTQGKFELSATTEKFSLRVRGAAAARSGGLPSVPVSQKILLGGSGWRIDSPAPGGVGRLTDRGSQTWFQPDARGRWTLKDGQGRVLSLAAGSHSETPLDCGRSDCHAKESEAVLTSAMTSVLVRGLSGKIPGYDPDCALACHAVGEPGLADGGFVAVARDFGMTKWNVHDGAWDELPRALRRLGGVTCTACHGPGAIPEPSARWAILRSDVCATCHDAPPRYSHMVRWQATRMSRADRDARTRSDTACRGCHTSSGFLARLGARADLEEGARELELGIGCVACHAPHAKEFDPRLVRRVDLPKDLTLPESARKSRICVGCHGMREASEALLMFPKSDLGAHAKLPGGCLGCHGGSTNSPDVRGASHDFGVDRHLCTRGCHEDGKLEADVSIASRALGMLRRLGVSATPAPAHARPLPSQSDSKQGLALELVLTVASDPQAAIHDAKRARALLDRAEALLGDGK, from the coding sequence ATGAAGGCTTCATGCGCTCTGCTGCTCCTCGCCCTCGCCTGCTCGGCACGAGGCTCGAGCGAAGCTGAACACATTCACGTGCTGCTGACGCCCCAACCTGGCTCGACCCTAGACCCGCATTCGGTGCACGCACGACCCGAATCGGCTGTGAGCGCGATCTCTGACGACGGCAAGGGCGTCCTGATCGAGGTGAAGGCGGGCACGCGAACCCTGGAGGTCGACATCGACGGTGCGTGCCCACTGCAGCTGCCGCTCTCGGACGCCCGACCTGGAGAGCGCCGAGAGTTCGACGTTTTGCCGTGGCTTCGGGCCGAGGGCGGCGACCTTGCCCAGTTGGGTTTCGATGCGCCCTTCGTGGTCACCTTGGTGCCCGGATGTCGCGAAGCGTTGCGGTCGCGAATCAGCTGGAAACAAGTTGGCGGAGAACCCGTGCAGCTGTCGCCGAGCAAGGACGGCCTGGTACTGCGGGGGCGAACGACGTCATTCGGCGGAAGCGCCCCGTGGGGCGTAGTGCCCGTGTCCGCTCGCACCCAGGGCAAGTTCGAACTCAGCGCCACGACAGAGAAGTTCTCGCTGCGCGTACGCGGCGCCGCAGCCGCGCGCTCGGGTGGGCTGCCGAGCGTACCGGTCTCCCAAAAGATCCTGCTTGGCGGCTCGGGGTGGCGCATCGACTCGCCAGCGCCCGGCGGCGTGGGCAGATTGACCGACCGCGGCAGCCAAACCTGGTTCCAACCCGACGCGCGCGGACGCTGGACGCTGAAGGATGGTCAGGGGCGAGTGCTGTCTCTCGCGGCGGGCAGCCACAGCGAGACCCCGCTGGACTGCGGCCGCAGTGACTGCCACGCCAAAGAGTCCGAAGCGGTGCTGACCTCGGCGATGACGTCGGTCCTCGTGCGCGGTCTGAGTGGGAAGATCCCAGGGTACGATCCCGACTGCGCCCTGGCGTGCCACGCCGTCGGCGAGCCCGGACTCGCAGACGGAGGGTTTGTCGCGGTCGCACGCGACTTCGGAATGACGAAGTGGAACGTACACGATGGCGCTTGGGACGAGCTACCTCGGGCGTTGCGACGCCTAGGCGGCGTGACCTGCACCGCCTGCCACGGGCCGGGCGCGATCCCCGAACCGAGCGCCCGCTGGGCCATTCTGCGCAGCGACGTGTGTGCAACTTGTCACGACGCCCCACCGCGCTACTCGCACATGGTGCGCTGGCAAGCAACGCGCATGTCGCGCGCAGATCGCGACGCACGCACACGCTCAGATACCGCGTGCCGTGGCTGCCACACTAGCTCAGGCTTCCTGGCGCGTCTGGGCGCGCGTGCAGACCTCGAGGAAGGCGCTCGCGAGCTCGAGTTAGGCATTGGCTGCGTCGCGTGCCATGCGCCACACGCCAAGGAATTCGACCCGCGACTGGTACGACGGGTAGACCTCCCCAAGGACCTGACACTGCCGGAAAGCGCGCGAAAGAGCCGGATCTGCGTTGGATGCCACGGCATGCGGGAGGCGTCGGAAGCGCTACTGATGTTTCCGAAGAGCGATCTGGGTGCCCACGCGAAGCTCCCTGGTGGTTGCCTCGGGTGTCATGGGGGTTCGACGAACAGCCCCGACGTGCGCGGCGCTAGCCACGACTTCGGCGTAGACCGCCACCTGTGCACACGCGGATGTCACGAGGATGGCAAGCTGGAAGCGGACGTCAGCATCGCGAGTCGCGCGCTGGGCATGCTACGACGACTGGGCGTGAGCGCCACGCCAGCCCCCGCGCACGCAAGGCCTCTGCCGAGTCAAAGTGACTCGAAGCAAGGCCTGGCGCTCGAGCTCGTCCTGACCGTGGCAAGCGATCCGCAGGCCGCGATCCACGATGCCAAGCGAGCCCGAGCACTGCTCGATCGCGCAGAGGCATTGCTCGGCGACGGCAAATAG